A single region of the Branchiostoma lanceolatum isolate klBraLanc5 chromosome 1, klBraLanc5.hap2, whole genome shotgun sequence genome encodes:
- the LOC136447008 gene encoding uncharacterized protein isoform X2, whose protein sequence is MTQDRAIGQHVVFQTTVIWSFLTTIFWIHSNLEDVSLLGRKQLPVCSIQLMLGSFARLRVLDINYTKADDTTMMTLARGCPELQELRIMKTNVTDVGLFELCGLGESGEGCKKVTKLWMYDLTKVTLFGVSYVIRALKELKELYTEHNIGFVVYGIYQECLLHDLPLSPLKLDYVSFSSATAKDSPGEKTFTPAPASYIKALKLCPNLTNLVINVEMVADIDEEVLLSLFQLKILALADSNPELSNGTFQRDVIPFLSKVGAMLEKVTLIDFSEVDVLAVASHCPVVLSLAFQNVQGVAEEPARQVKDSVFQSIEYFQLDIYVDDVPEESVHYQLERVLKNAPKLKRLHLEYVHCFTDDFMTDVMKYNKFESLQTLKLIECHCITRKTIEALMNTANNFSEVMVVNCEKLKTTDLEYLRKLAAWRNISFSVVEGYGKNYHDSESDVDENDNGEEQWEEM, encoded by the coding sequence AACTTGGAAGACGTCTCACTGCTCGGGCGTAAACAGTTGCCAGTTTGCAGTATCCAGCTGATGCTGGGCAGTTTTGCCCGTCTGAGGGTGCTGGACATTAACTATACCAAAGCTGACGACACTACCATGATGACTCTGGCTCGTGGATGTCCAGAACTTCAAGAGCTAAGAATAATGAAGACCAATGTCACAGATGTCGGCTTGTTTGAGCTGTGTGGTTTGGGGGAATCGGGGGAGGGGTGCAAGAAGGTCACTAAACTGTGGATGTACGATTTAACCAAAGTCACCCTCTTTGGTGTATCCTATGTAATAAGAGCCTTGAAAGAGCTGAAAGAATTGTACACTGAGCACAACATTGGGTTTGTTGTGTATGGCATCTATCAGGAGTGTCTTCTACACGACCTTCCCCTGAGCCCTCTTAAGCTTGACTATGTCAGCTTTTCATCGGCGACTGCGAAAGATTCACCAGGCGAGAAAACATTCACACCAGCACCGGCTTCATACATCAAGGCCTTGAAGTTATGCCCCAACCTAACGAATCTTGTGATTAACGTAGAGATGGTGGCAGACATAGACGAAGAGGTTTTGCTGAGTCTTTTCCAACTGAAGATTTTAGCACTTGCAGATTCCAACCCGGAGCTCAGCAATGGCACATTTCAGAGGGACGTTATCCCCTTCTTGAGTAAAGTTGGTGCTATGTTGGAGAAGGTAACACTTATTGATTTCTCAGAAGTAGACGTGCTTGCTGTCGCCTCCCATTGTCCTGTGGTGCTGTCTTTAGCATTTCAGAATGTACAAGGTGTTGCTGAAGAGCCAGCCCGGCAGGTAAAAGACTCTGTATTCCAAAGTATTGAATACTTTCAACTTGACATCTATGTTGACGACGTGCCAGAAGAGTCTGTCCACTACCAGCTggaacgagtgctgaaaaacgCCCCTAAGTTGAAACGACTGCACCTGGAGTATGTTCATTGCTTCACAGATGACTTCATGACCGATGTGATGAAGTACAACAAGTTTGAGAGTCTCCAGACTTTGAAGTTGATCGAATGTCATTGCATCACGCGGAAAACAATCGAGGCCTTGATGAACACAGCAAATAACTTCAGCGAGGTGATGGTGGTGAATTGTGAGAAACTGAAGACGACAGACCTGGAGTACCTGAGGAAACTGGCAGCTTGGCGGAACATCTCCTTCTCTGTTGTAGAAGGCTATGGCAAGAATTATCATGATTCTGAGTCTGATGTTGATGAAAATGATAATGGAGAAGAACAGTGGGAAGAAATGTAG